From one Vallitalea longa genomic stretch:
- a CDS encoding PadR family transcriptional regulator, which yields MNIQFKKGVLELCVLSLLSRDDYYGYELVKKISNNVRISEGTIYPLLRRLTKENYFETYLKESTEGPPRKYYTLTKKGYEAKDQLNNEWYDFVSRVNSLIEEADVSE from the coding sequence ATGAATATACAGTTTAAGAAAGGCGTATTAGAGTTGTGTGTATTATCTCTGCTCTCAAGAGACGACTATTATGGTTATGAGTTAGTGAAGAAGATATCCAACAACGTAAGAATATCCGAAGGAACCATATATCCTTTATTAAGAAGATTAACAAAAGAAAACTATTTTGAAACTTATCTAAAGGAATCTACCGAGGGTCCACCAAGGAAATATTATACCCTGACAAAAAAGGGTTATGAAGCAAAAGATCAACTAAATAATGAATGGTATGATTTTGTTTCAAGAGTTAATTCTTTAATTGAGGAGGCAGATGTAAGTGAATAA